One genomic window of Halorhabdus sp. CBA1104 includes the following:
- a CDS encoding NADH-quinone oxidoreductase subunit L gives MVTNRRTLLASTPGLVVAGALLAAVAVMAPGQPTPAVLALGAIVVPLVGAVVLPFVAVAGDRVRNGAAVSIGLATAGLTLALLPTALSGDPTVVQYDLAWVPAADVSFGLYLDVLGVMMATIAGVVGALALVFSTRFMEREGGLTRYYALTLLFVGGMIGFVLTDSLVALYAFWEVLGLCSFGLIAFWLDEETSFAAGVKAFVTTRFGDIGLLAGIAVLWVGGGTFSIRELIDQAASGALPEWTLAAAGGLFILAAVGKSAQFPLHVWLPDAMEAPTTSTALIHAACMVNAGLYLLVRTRPIFDGLEWWTTAVLAIGTITAFLAAVLATVENDFKRALAYCTISQLGYVTAAIGLAGGVLPASYHLLSHSIFKALLFLAAGSVIYGIGGTVHKHVDMFEYRGVGNREQMPLTNVAFLVGILGLIGVPGFNGFWSKELILSTALEGSAIEQVAFAVLAVTAVLTAVYSIRIYYLVFYAEPTASAEESPLAMTGPLAMLAGLTLTSWLAIGPLSSGLETYFPGAEIHGYTIVGFVEHTLTPRTAVLTAGILGFGYLGFHSRASINDAAPGGLLAVLEAGYGFDQLYEGFVAAYRWLCTRTRAIQTGDVNYNAVGIVVALVIAAVVLVI, from the coding sequence ATGGTAACGAACCGTCGCACGCTACTCGCATCGACGCCCGGCTTGGTTGTCGCCGGCGCACTCCTGGCCGCTGTCGCGGTGATGGCACCCGGCCAGCCGACACCGGCCGTCTTGGCCCTCGGCGCGATTGTGGTGCCGCTGGTCGGTGCCGTCGTGTTGCCGTTCGTGGCCGTCGCCGGCGATCGCGTCCGGAACGGGGCGGCCGTGTCGATCGGCCTCGCGACCGCTGGCCTGACGCTGGCACTCCTCCCGACGGCCCTGTCGGGCGATCCGACTGTCGTTCAGTACGACCTCGCCTGGGTGCCGGCCGCCGACGTGTCCTTCGGCCTCTACCTGGACGTACTGGGTGTCATGATGGCGACGATCGCGGGGGTCGTCGGCGCGCTCGCACTCGTCTTCTCGACGCGCTTTATGGAACGGGAGGGCGGGCTGACCCGCTACTACGCGCTCACGTTGCTGTTCGTCGGCGGCATGATCGGGTTCGTGCTGACCGACAGCCTCGTCGCGCTGTACGCCTTCTGGGAAGTGCTTGGACTGTGTTCGTTTGGCCTGATCGCCTTCTGGCTGGACGAGGAGACCTCTTTCGCGGCGGGCGTGAAGGCCTTCGTCACGACCCGCTTTGGCGACATCGGCCTGCTTGCCGGGATCGCCGTCCTGTGGGTCGGCGGCGGCACGTTCTCGATCCGCGAACTGATCGATCAGGCCGCGAGCGGCGCACTACCGGAGTGGACACTCGCCGCCGCTGGCGGACTCTTTATCCTCGCCGCGGTCGGCAAGTCCGCACAGTTCCCCTTACACGTCTGGCTCCCCGACGCGATGGAGGCCCCGACGACGAGTACGGCACTGATCCACGCCGCCTGTATGGTCAACGCCGGGCTGTACTTGCTGGTCCGGACCCGCCCGATCTTCGACGGACTCGAATGGTGGACGACCGCCGTGCTGGCCATCGGGACGATCACCGCATTCCTGGCCGCCGTGCTCGCAACTGTCGAAAACGACTTCAAGCGTGCGCTGGCCTATTGTACGATCAGCCAGCTTGGCTACGTGACCGCGGCGATTGGCCTCGCCGGCGGTGTCCTGCCCGCGAGCTACCACCTCCTGAGTCACTCGATCTTCAAGGCCTTGCTCTTCCTCGCAGCGGGGTCGGTCATCTACGGGATCGGCGGGACGGTCCACAAACACGTCGACATGTTCGAGTACCGCGGCGTGGGTAACCGCGAGCAGATGCCCCTGACCAACGTCGCCTTCCTCGTCGGCATTTTGGGACTGATCGGCGTGCCCGGGTTCAACGGCTTCTGGAGCAAGGAACTGATCCTCTCGACGGCACTGGAAGGCAGCGCCATCGAGCAGGTCGCCTTCGCCGTGCTGGCAGTGACGGCCGTGCTGACCGCGGTTTACTCGATCAGGATCTACTATCTCGTCTTCTACGCTGAGCCGACGGCGAGTGCCGAGGAGTCGCCCCTCGCGATGACCGGCCCGCTGGCCATGTTGGCTGGCCTGACCCTCACTTCCTGGCTGGCGATCGGGCCGCTCTCTTCGGGTCTGGAAACGTATTTCCCGGGCGCGGAGATCCACGGCTATACGATCGTGGGCTTCGTCGAGCACACGCTGACGCCCCGGACGGCAGTCCTGACGGCTGGCATCCTCGGCTTCGGCTATCTCGGCTTCCACTCCCGGGCATCGATCAACGACGCCGCACCCGGTGGACTTCTGGCTGTCCTTGAGGCCGGCTACGGCTTCGACCAGCTATACGAAGGGTTCGTCGCGGCCTACCGCTGGTTGTGTACCCGCACGCGGGCCATCCAGACGGGTGATGTGAACTACAACGCCGTCGGCATTGTCGTTGCGCTGGTGATCGCCGCGGTCGTCCTCGTCATCTGA
- a CDS encoding NADH-quinone oxidoreductase subunit K translates to MTALAYGVAVALLVIGMASIVAGRNVVQTLIGVELASKGVLVNFVATDPAGSQGIVVLLILIDAVVVAVLLGVAVAAYRQYGTLDLDAIGRLTW, encoded by the coding sequence ATGACTGCACTCGCCTACGGCGTCGCTGTGGCGCTACTGGTGATCGGTATGGCGAGCATCGTCGCCGGGCGAAACGTGGTACAGACGTTGATCGGCGTCGAGCTCGCCTCGAAGGGCGTCCTCGTCAACTTCGTGGCGACCGACCCGGCAGGTAGCCAGGGGATCGTCGTCCTCCTCATCCTGATCGATGCCGTCGTCGTCGCCGTGCTGCTGGGCGTGGCCGTCGCGGCGTATCGACAGTACGGAACGCTCGATCTCGACGCTATCGGGAGGTTGACATGGTAA